From the genome of Odocoileus virginianus isolate 20LAN1187 ecotype Illinois chromosome 4, Ovbor_1.2, whole genome shotgun sequence:
AAGACGGGGATGTATAAATAGTAATACAGTGCAATGCATATTTCAAAAGTACatcttcaggaaaaaataaaagagtttcaTCCAGTGAGATTATTAGTAAATTACTTATAAAAAGAGAATGACTCCGAGAACATATCAAGACAACACTTTTATGTGCAGAGACCTAGGGAGAATGATACATTGGGAAATTTATATAGTACTTTCAGGAGGAGGATGTTAACACCCACATAATTCATTGACTGTAATCAGATTTCTAAATACTTAGGGTActtatattaaatgaaataatataatttttgacATCTACAAATACCATgataaatttagagaaaataagtttctattCTGGTCATATTGGaacttgatcttttaaaaaaaaatttcattgcaCTCTGTAGTGGAAATAGCTTTTAATCTGGGAATCAGTGGGGTTAGATTTAATGCTGATTTACTAGGCAAACAACCTAACCTCATTGAAAGTTTTATATgtctttaccttttaaaaataataacttaaaaatagtgCTGTTTAATATCTTGTCCAATTTGAATCGATCATCTAACTGACCTCTTTGTCaggaagagggagacagacagcctttgcttttgtctttcttAGGCAAACCAAGACagaatttaataaattttgtttaCATGACTCTGGGTTGGAAAAAGGGATTAAGTTTcctctttcagatctaatccaACTTTGCTGGACCGTTTTGCCTCAAATGTGGTTTTAAAAGTCAATGAAAATTAGAACAGTTCTTTTGATAGTGGAAATAAAATTGCATAAacccttcttatttatttatagggattttccctttgaaaaacaaatacaagCCTGGGACCTAACTGCAAGACCTAAATACAAGCTTGGTGATGAAAGAATCTGGATTTTATCTTAGGCACTCACATTTTGTCTTTGGCCAGCCAAAATCATTGTACTTGGTAGGCCTTCATTGCTTTTCCTATGAAATAATGGGATTTTCAATGTTCTTAACAGCATAAATGTATGAGGAAGGAAACATCTGGCCATTCACAGAAGACTCTGCAAAATGAGGATGTTAGTGGTAACTGTATTATAACTTCTGATATCATGtatatgaaatacagaaaaatccaaCTTAAACTTTTTACTAGATTAAAAGGAGATAACATCTCTAACCCCAGAATACCACACACTGATGTCCATATATCATCAGCAACATATAGGAAAGGTTTCTCTCTGGGACCCCTTGATCTCAGTTTCATTATTTGTAAATAGAGAAGACAAGTTATtgagaagtttattttctaatctaAATTGTCCAGGATTAGAGTAAACCTCACCATTTTTCAAAGCAACTAAATGTTTGACTTATTTTAGTCTTTTAACACTGTTTTCAAATAAGCATTTGTCCACTGACAGACCAAAGGTGGGGTACCATCCTCTCTGTGTTAGATGCCACCCAAGACCAAGAACACAATCTTCCAGCTTTCCTATGGTTTTGGGGTCACATGAAAGCGTGCCTCATAAGCCTGAAACCGGGCAAATTGCCTACCGTGAAAGAACAGCTGTGAATATCATGACTAGAAAgactatttaaaagttttttggtATATTATCATTTGAGGGTGTTCCAGGTTTCTTTCTGGCAAAATTTCTTATCTATACCCCATAAAAAGTGTCACATTCAAATGACAAGCAAGGACATAACTGCATCTTTTAAGCTTCAGTGTCTCAGGTGGtaatgagtcttttttttccttgtatattGCAAAAGTAATCACTCATTTCTGAGTAACTTTGCCATCCTTTTTGCTAAAGGGACATTGGCACTTGGGTAGTTTTTTTATTCGAAGAGTTTCTTTATCAACACTAACTTTTaattcaaagacagaaatattaaaagtacatgcatcttttcttttaaagctgTATCTGTtttaagactaaaaataaaaatgagaaaaaagatttatcttctattatttttcttatctttctgatgtcttactttagaaaatttttttaaaaatttcttaaaaaaaacttttactcAGAGTTTCCTTTAAAAGGTGGTTTCTTAAAAGGTAGTGACAAAAATTTCTGAGAACAGTGTGTAGTCACTGGAAACCAAATGGGTAAAGAATGGTTAAtacattaattttctcttttgaaaatgttctacttaaacacacagagaaagggaCTGTAAATTAAGCCAACAAAAGGTTCAGAAGGTAACATTTTCTAGCTACCTTCTTCCTAGTTTTATAAATTCCCTAAATTGAAGGCAACGAGTCTGTTTCTTTTATCACAGTTCTCTTTCTAAAACAAATAATCATTATCACCTGGCTACACAGTGTTcctcactttttcaatgaaagcattttaaagattataatttaacattttaatgaataGATATAATAAAAATTGCTATACTATTGCATAgttatatcttttttcttaaactaaATTATTCCTCAGGGTCTTTGTTTAATTGATGTTAAGCAAAAGTTCCATTGATAGTCTATTATTTTAACTACTCCAAGAAAAAAGAACCCCAGAATTTCACAAATAATTTCTATGCCTATGAAGTAATGGAAATTGAGGAACTTTAAAACTGAGGAAATTGAGCAACAATAAATGTGTTTGTCAATGTAGAAACTTTGATGATGCCACCTACCCCAGGTCATTTATTGTCTTTCTCAGCAAATCGTTTATTCCTTTAATTAGCCATTTAGTTATTTGAGTTCATTAATTGACATTTTGGAGACACAGGGAATAGGAGACAATTTAAAGGAATAGCCTAGTTAAATTATGAGCCATTTCTCTAACTGAAGCCTCAATATTcccacttttaaattttaaactcacTAATCTATCTTTTGTCCACACAATATCAGTTACTATGACTGAACTGGAACAGGATCTTATGGTCCTTGCCCCCTAACCCCCTTGCCCATGTCCtcagacttcctttttttttttttttggacaaactTTAgacaaagaataagtttaatcggagaactgagaaaatgaagaaacaaagggaaacagtCAAAGGAAGCCCAGTAACAATGATGTAGTCTTTAAGCATaatcaaggacctttagttcctcctcaagggccatagataatattctgagccatatcctgtgagccatcttatagatactgaaacatCAGGTGGAGAAATTAACCACCTGACGACCAGACCGTAGTCATGACATAAGCAGCCACAAtgctgagaactggcctcaaagaaattgaaacaaactgaccctggaactgaagattagcAGTACCTAAAATAAGCAAGATTacactggtcagaccactgatgaccaatttcaagatgactatcAGAGCTGACACGTTTatgcatgtagccccctccctcagcctataaaagctcttgccccctGACAATTAGGGGGCAGTCAGACACTGGACGGTTCTctgccctccccatccctcctggttgctggcatccaaaataaagcaaactttccttcccACTAAGCTGGCCTCTTTGAATGGCTTTTGAGTGGCAGCAGCTGGACCTGGGTTTGGTAACatgaggaggaaaagagagggaagaatgaTCCTATAGAAATTATATGATAAAGGTTTGATTATTTTAGGCCACCTTATAAAGTTCATTTTGTTCATAAGAcactaattattattttaatcgcATTACAATCCTGTTGAATCTTCATTTTTTATAGCTTGAATAAAGTCTATTGTCCTAATTTCTACCCCAGAatcaaaatatttaggaaaatttggttgattttttctgtttttagagtGCTGAGAGAGTGGGCTGGGAGGTAAATGGACAAAGATCTAAAGCTATGAACACAGAAAAACTAGGCACCATCTAACCATTTCCACAAGGTTGCCTTGGATGGTTCAAGGCAATTCCCAGAACACAAAATGGCTCATATTTCTATGTGTATAAAATCTCAAAgtcaaattttacatttttatcttaaaaacaacaacttttaatttatattttttatgttaaacACAACAGtagaaaaattttttgaaaaatacagatgaaaaaacaaagtATAGCTTACTGTAATTCTACTAAGGCAGAAATAATTACGGGTAAATTTTAGACTGTAAACTTCCAGGTATATTCTCCAtctttgcttccttctctttctcacaGTCTCTCTTTGAGGGTTCATGTACATTCggtgatttttaaaacagtttgtcTTTTTGTATTATACATATCTCTCTATACACTTTTATTGGCAAGTATACACACTTTCCAGATtatgcagtggtaaggaatctgaatgcaggagatgcaagagactcaggtactatccatgggtcaggaagatcacctggaggaggaaatgacaacccactccattattcttccctggaaaattctaaggacagaggggcctagcggGTTAAATTATAGTCcgtggcatcgcaaagagtcggacatgactgagcaactgaggacaCATACGCATTAATAGTTACCTGCAAAATCTATTTAATCAGAAACACATTCAAGTGACACAGGTTGAAAAGAGCTTTCACTTCACTGAGGTAATTATTACAGGAAATGAATTGCTTCcagataaagaagatacagatgGTGAAGAACTATTGCGGGCTCTACTGAACAAAAATTTTGGCTTCCAAAGACCTTCCAACATTGGTGAGTTAAGAATAAAGTCAAACATTATTTATTCCATCTTCTGACCTGTTTTCTCTACATGttaatttatattaaagaaaGTAATAATTACTAATTTAAAGCTACACTGAAGGCGTGTCTGTTATTTCATATTCATGCTAAAAGCAATGGCattaataaaaaacattaaaatcttattttgttcAATTAGAGTATTCTAATGGGGTTAGTAATGGTCGAGTTACAAAACAGTTATCCTTACTTATATTTTTCCCTCTCATCTATGTCACTCCCCACAGGtacagttaatattttcttttactaaatGCTTCGAGGGTATtattaaatgttttgaaataggTTTCCACTAGAAATATCTCAAGTTAACTGTGGTTTGTGGCACTTTTTTTGCAATCAGATTCTTAGAAATTGGGAAATGACTGGAGTAGAAACCATTGAGAAATTTAGGCTCCAccaagcttttcttttctttgaggtACAGGATAATCTGATTTACAATTATGCATCAGATTGGTCTCCAAGAAATGATAGATACTGTCAGAAATTTAGCAAGTCTAACCTGAGAGACAGTGTGACAATATGATAATCTACTGCTCTCTCAGAAAACATCTCTTCTAAAAAAACTGTCTATTCATGGGACAGGGTACTGGTTAAAACAATAccttaaatacttaaaattacaggatttaaaaattagaaataagatgTTTCATTGAGGAAAATGGACatgattataaaaagaaaaatctgtattcAAATTGTAAAACCCAGAGAGATCACTATTAGTATTTTGGGAAATTTCCCTCTTGATTAAATTTTACAGATAAGATTTGTGgcctgctggtttttttttttttacttaatattttttcatgagAATGTCCCCATGCCAGTGTAAAAGTTTACTTCAAAATAGTAGTCCTTTATTAGAACTATGAAAAGTCCCTATTTAAGAAAACTCTGTATTTATGATGGAAATTAGATATTTGCTTATTATATTACTGATTATATTTCAATATTACAGGAACTGAAAAAGTGTTTGGGGCTTTATATTACAGATACATGGGTGATTTCAAATCATACCAAAAAAATACCTTATCTTTCTGAATGTGTGACCAGAAGTGAATTAAATATTACTTGCAATGTACATTTTTTATATGACATATGTGTCTTGCAGGTATAGAACTGGCTAACAAGTTGGAGGAACTTAACCAGGTGAGAATGTGAAACACATGAAATCTcaattttcataattattataaGACAATTTCTTTTGAAACAGTAGTTTTACAAATTattaatactatattttaaaactattattctTGCTAGAAAAAGAGTGAAGTAGGAAAAACAATCAAATTctactaaaaaaagaagaaaaggaaaacaagacgAAACTATAACTGAAGTGATCATGGGATAAAATGTCTAGAAATCCGGATTTTAGATCCAGCTCTCCAATTACCTAGGAGACCATGGAAGAATTAAAATTCTCTGGATCTaaatctcctcatctgtaaaataggaagcTATAATTAGATTGGTGGTTTTCAAAAGCTATTATTACTTTTCaaagtggaaatattttttccaaacaaaattGTATGTGGTCCCAGTAAATGAAACATATAAACGTGGAGCTGTTCTGCTTGAAGCAGCTAGTTTGGGAGGAGAGGGAGTGAAGTGCTGCATTCTTGACCTGTCTTTGGCCTTGGGACAGGGAACCCGTTGGCAACCTTATCCCCCAACTTCTCTCTATGAGGAAAATTGGAAAATCATTGCATTAGATTATTTCTTAACTCTTTCAAACACAACTGCATGCAAATTCATTATCATATAAAGCATGTGGCTGTGAGAGAGAAGTATGCCCCATCAATTATTAGCAGCTAGGACATAGATACATGCAGTAGCTCAAGCTGAATTCTGTTTTGATAGAGTTAGATCTCCAGGGTTTAGGCAATCAGTGATCTTGCTAAAGATCAACTTGGCTTACACTCTGGATGGAAACCTTAAGTTCTCAAAATACTTCTCCTTTCCCACTAGGAAGGACAAATATTTCAGGAAATTTGAACATACACATAAGTCTTTGAAACTCCTTGAAAAGGACTGGTCATTTTGGCTGACATCAAATCTATTCCAGCTACACAGGCTGTGTTTACAGGCTTCCCATTAATGAACACTGAGACTTGGCTTCCTTCACCATAAACCTGTTTGTTCCTGATTGTCTGTTGAGTCATGGACCTTTCCCAGCCAGTTACTAAATgcaagtttccttttatttttctgtttaattatttttattttttttattactcatttctttttctgttgctctttcctccttccttttgtccatctttccttcttcctccttttcttgctctttcttctttcatagaAAATGGTATTGCTGTTATTAAAAACTAATAATgttcatatttgatttttaacagCTGGAAAAGCTGAAAGATCAGCTCATAGAAGCAAAGGATGCTGAGATGTCTTATGCGATAGAAGGTCTATCTTCTTCCCATCCTAATAAGCGAGGTAAGTTTTCCCTTCAAAGTCTTAACATTGAATTCTAAGATTACTTTTGCAAGTATTTCTGAGAGGAATAAATTAAGTTGACACTTCTTTATCTTATGTTGATGATCAGATCAaagttcatgtttaaaaaaaaatagcaatgaagttttccccaatggctcagatgataaagaatctgcctgcaatgtgggagatcaggtttcaatccctggattgggaagatcccttggagaagggaatgggtacccactccagtattcttacctggagaattccatggacaaaggagcctgatggggtacagtccatgtgatctcagagtaggacatgactgagtgactgagcacacagacattCAAATGAAGGCATTAAATGTCTGTAAACTCTGTCACATATACAACATGGTTAGCAAGATCATATGTTCCAGATTTAAGTAAAATTAGACTTTCATTGTTTAAAACTGTGTCTCACCCTTGCTATTTTGCTTAAACACTGGAGAGTAAGGAGTACTCTCATTGCTATAACACTTAGTCTAGGTTTTGATTAATAATATTCAATTTTAGAGAGATTTGTCTTTTGGATTCCTATAACTTTTTATAACATTCCTGGAAAATTCTTGtgtattaaaaaattgaatgtaTGTCTCTTTATTCACAATGTGATATGAGATTTGCTAAggcatattttattcattttcacttgTCCCCTTCCTCTCAGGTTTGTCTTTAACTGCTGTAAAAAAGCAGTTTTTACAATGGAAGAGGATGAAACAGCATTCTTTAGACACTTAGCATATAttagacattttatattttactatctCAGGTTGTTATGGTTAAGTATATAGAGTCTATAGTTAagactgcctgggtttaaatTGTAATATTGAAATAGCCTAtgtgtgtgaacttgggcaataATCTAACTTCCTGTAACTCATTTTCTTTGCCCCcaaatgcaaataataataatcatcttTATGGGATTGTTAGGGGGATTTTATAAGTTAGTATATGAAAGTCACTTAGAACAATATCTGGCATGTAATCAGCATTATGTAAGcctaactttaaaaattcattttgatcattattactataattattattttattttcatcataatcACCATAAGATAGCTATTATTATGCCTATATTATAGATGGGAAAATTACATCTCAGAGGGGTTAAATAGCATGCTGAAAATAACCCAATTACTAAGTGATTTAACCAGTGAGCCTGAAGGACATAGATAGAGGATATATTGGAAGGTGGAAGGGAGAGAATCTTCAGGCTTTCTAAGGACTTTAGCTTTTACTAACTGTCATActgggtaagactgaaggcaaaatgagaaagagatggcagaggatgagatggttagttgaCATCATcgactccaggaaatagtgaaagatGGAGGAGTCTAGTTGCTTCTCTCAATACTTATAATCAATTCAtagaatcacagagttggacgcgacttagtggctgaacaacaattaTCATATGGGAAATCACTAAAATTTGGAGCAAGTGAGCACTAAGAAATGTTTCAACAGAACCACTTTTGATGTTTAATGGAgaatatactgctgctgctgctgctaagtcacttcagtcgtgtccaactctgtgtgaccccatagatggcagcctaccaggctcctctgtccctgcaattctccaggcaagaatactggagtgggttgccatttccttctccaatgcatgcatgcatgctaagcagcctaccaggtttctctgtccacaggattctccaggcaagaacactggagtgtgttgccatttccttctccagaatatacTGCAAAGAGGAGCaaaaatggaagcagagagaccTTTAAAGAGGCTAATTTAAGGATCTAGATAATAAATGGTGGTAACTTTAGTTAGGGTGGCAGTAGTGAATTGATAAGAAGGAGTCTGATActagatatattttgaaaaaggaaaaaaaaagtcaacaaaatttGCTCTAAAATTATATGTGAGTTGTAGAAAAAAGAGGAAGGTTTGTAAACGACTCCAAGGTTTTGCTCTAAGTGACTAGGGATAAAAGGGCAATTCTGtttattgagggcttccctgatggctcagaaggtaaataatctgcctgtaatgcaggaaactcaggtttgatctctcagtggggaagatcccctgaagaaggggatggctacccacttcagtattcttgcctggagaattccatggacagagagttgGAGGAGGCAACATGGTGCAAGGGTTTGGTGATGGAAAAGAGTTCGTATAGAGATTTGTTGAATCTTTTCATAGTCAATATGGCCTAGGCTATGATATGTTACAAATTTTAGTCCAAATCTGAGAGACTTAATATAAGGAAATCCATAAAGTTCAATGCATATAGTATTAATACAAGCCTCTTTTAGTTTGTGGCTGTATCATCTAGATTGTTGCTGTAACTTGACTGCTTCCAAGATTACCAAGATGAAGGAGAGGGATAGAGGTTGCATCTCAGCTCTCAGCTGCCTCAGCTCAGGGACATGCATCACTTCTACTGATCCACAGCCTTTAATTAGTCACTTGAGCTGCCACCAAAATATTGGAAGAACAAGCTAATAAAAGTTAGAAAGCACTTATAAAAGTACATGGGGAGTACCACCTCCACCACAGTCAATCCTTTGATCTTTTCTTAACCACATAGACTATACTCAACTGACTCTGTGTTAGAGACAACCCCGAATTCCTTTCACTGCTGCACCCCAAACAAAGAACAGGCTCTCCAGGAGATACTAAGTGTTGTCAAATATAATGTGGCTCCACTTCATTCACAGACTTATTAGCTAAAAGGACAGATTCAATAATCAGCATGGGAATAGGGAAAGGATAACAGCAATCAATCATCTtattcataaaggaaaagaacatgAGACATGAGTGGTAACCTCTAGCAATTCTGAAATCCCACAGGGCAAATATTATAAAAGTCTCTTACCCTGGAGATGGAGAAAAGTTTCTTGCTCAGGACCTACTAGTGTGTAGGAGGAGTCCTTTGTCCATTGTGTTGTTTCTCCtttctctactttttctaaagcttttgctttttttttttttttttcatttttcatccctCAACACAGCTTATGTGCTTTTGGGGGACTGTTCTCTTTGAGGCCTGAGTGGTTTTCTCAGGCCTCCTCCTACTCTCACAAAATTGGAGGCCCcaggtttgtttcattttaaagtgtCAAAGATGTTTTTAGTTCTAGGGTTTATGATGTCTTTGACAATGATTTCTTTTACCAATTTAGACAGCCTCTCAACTATTgctacatagtttttaaaaaactattttaactaTTTTGTATTCTTACCCTCAACTGAGTTTTTGAAGAAATACTTTGAAAAGTAAtacttaatctattttttttgcCCTGAATTCCTTATTTCAATTGATTCTTACCTGACTTCACTCACTTAGAATCATTTTAAATCCCTTTTTATAGTTTTGGTATCTAGAAAcagcttttgaaatatttcaaggtCTTGTATTTCTGAActacctttgtttcttttttatttatttgtaaagatTCCATTTTCCCCTAGGCTTACTATTTCTTGTAATACCTGGCTAAGTGAATCCACCAGAAACCTAAAAATACTGCCAGTGTTCTATTTCCTTAcctttttcttctagaagttccAGAGGAACACATTCTGAATCCGAACTGTTATAGATGTCAGTTTTACCACACATTTTGCTACTTTGTAAAATGACTCTTCTTGTTTCCAGCCTGTGATATCAATTTCCTTGTCTTCCATTAATCAGTTGCTGAGGTTGTGCCATGATTTAGCTTCCTCTTAGAGTAGCACCCTCTTTCAAGTTATTAAGGTGTATTTTGGGATAAATTAGGCAAACCACATCAACAAAATAACCTTAAAAATTCAGTGGTGTAACTtggtttaagatttttttcatgtttacatGAAGCTTTGTGTACCTTGATTATTTTCCTTCGCTTTGTGCCTGCATCATGTGTCCCTTTAA
Proteins encoded in this window:
- the UTS2B gene encoding urotensin-2B isoform X1; protein product: MNVILSTTLCFGLLTLLSVMIFLESVHGLPYFIQGNELLPDKEDTDGEELLRALLNKNFGFQRPSNIGIELANKLEELNQLEKLKDQLIEAKDAEMSYAIEGLSSSHPNKRACFWKYCV
- the UTS2B gene encoding urotensin-2B isoform X2; its protein translation is MNVILSTTLCFGLLTLLSVMIFLESVHGLPYFIQDKEDTDGEELLRALLNKNFGFQRPSNIGIELANKLEELNQLEKLKDQLIEAKDAEMSYAIEGLSSSHPNKRACFWKYCV